One stretch of Lysobacter sp. TY2-98 DNA includes these proteins:
- a CDS encoding cyclase, with translation MSNAQHRAVFDFEIAFSNGGGLCGWDFRLDIPGDAIHESWLAERIVEDMRLLMVGSVVLSNVRVVAEAHRRVASAA, from the coding sequence ATGAGCAACGCCCAGCACCGCGCCGTCTTCGACTTCGAAATCGCCTTCAGCAACGGCGGCGGCCTGTGCGGCTGGGATTTCCGCCTCGATATCCCGGGCGATGCGATCCACGAGTCGTGGCTGGCCGAGCGCATCGTCGAGGACATGCGCCTGCTGATGGTCGGGTCGGTGGTGCTGTCGAACGTGCGCGTCGTGGCCGAGGCGCACAGGCGCGTCGCGTCAGCGGCGTAA